One genomic window of Pseudoxanthomonas sp. includes the following:
- a CDS encoding Slp family lipoprotein, protein MNTTSSVRLLAVGAMAILLGACATAPKPLQGEFPGVTPRDAVSGVQVGAQVRWGGRIVETRPGADSTCFQMISSPLNATGRPTHDSPDATDGRFIACRAGFYDPAIFAKGREVTFIGRVDGIENTRIGDYDYRLPRVNADVVYLWPQVREVEVRPYPSPYFYDPFWGPGWGRGPGWGPGWGRW, encoded by the coding sequence ATGAACACCACGTCTTCCGTCCGCTTGCTGGCTGTTGGAGCCATGGCGATCCTCCTTGGCGCCTGCGCCACGGCCCCCAAGCCCCTGCAGGGCGAGTTCCCAGGCGTCACGCCGCGCGATGCGGTGAGCGGCGTCCAGGTCGGCGCGCAGGTCCGATGGGGTGGTCGCATTGTCGAAACCAGGCCGGGTGCGGACAGCACCTGCTTCCAGATGATCTCCTCGCCACTCAATGCCACCGGCCGGCCGACGCATGACTCGCCCGATGCCACCGACGGCCGCTTCATCGCCTGCCGCGCCGGCTTTTACGATCCGGCGATCTTTGCCAAGGGTCGCGAAGTCACCTTCATCGGCCGCGTCGATGGCATCGAGAACACCCGCATCGGCGATTACGACTACCGCCTGCCGCGCGTGAATGCCGACGTGGTCTATCTGTGGCCGCAGGTGCGCGAAGTGGAAGTGCGCCCGTATCCGTCACCGTACTTCTACGACCCGTTCTGGGGTCCGGGCTGGGGTCGCGGTCCAGGCTGGGGCCCGGGCTGGGGTCGCTGGTAA
- the recR gene encoding recombination mediator RecR, producing MSASLLEQLIDALRVLPGVGNKSAQRMAYQLLERDREGGRRLSGALAEAMEHIGHCAQCRDFTEGELCAICASASRDRHQLCAVESPADRLAIEQATGYRGLYFILQGRLSPLDGIGPRELGLERLARRLAEGEVNELIIATNPTVEGEATAHYLAQLARQASVRPMRLAHGVPLGGELEYVDRGTLSHAFGSRSEMG from the coding sequence ATGAGCGCTTCGCTGCTCGAACAACTCATCGACGCGCTGCGCGTATTGCCTGGCGTGGGCAACAAGAGTGCCCAGCGCATGGCCTACCAGCTGCTGGAGCGCGACCGCGAAGGCGGCCGGCGCCTGTCCGGTGCGCTGGCCGAGGCGATGGAGCACATCGGTCACTGCGCGCAGTGCCGTGATTTCACCGAGGGTGAGCTGTGCGCGATCTGCGCCAGCGCCAGTCGCGACCGGCACCAGTTATGCGCGGTGGAGTCACCGGCCGACCGCCTGGCGATCGAACAGGCCACCGGCTACCGCGGCCTGTATTTCATCCTGCAGGGGCGGCTGTCGCCGCTCGATGGCATCGGGCCGCGCGAGCTGGGGCTGGAGCGGCTTGCGAGGCGCCTGGCCGAAGGCGAGGTCAATGAGTTGATCATCGCCACCAATCCCACCGTGGAAGGCGAGGCTACCGCGCACTACCTCGCGCAGCTCGCACGGCAAGCCAGTGTGCGGCCGATGCGCCTGGCCCACGGCGTGCCGCTGGGCGGCGAGCTGGAATACGTGGACCGCGGCACGCTGTCGCATGCGTTCGGTTCGCGTAGCGAGATGGGCTGA
- a CDS encoding DUF58 domain-containing protein, which yields MAAGTAQRLRARLALLARPRTSEALPVTLDRRRVYVLPTAFGLFAGGLVGTMLLGALNYNNNPALLLALLLAATFMASLMAAHLQLSGLRVESIGAEPVHAGTPLLLQLAFASNDRRPRIGLRLRAGQQDALIPALNGPAVTAEVAYPTKARGWLQPERIRLSTTQPLGVALAWSWVWPATPLLVYPAVEADGPALPEPAGTARQTRVDAAGEELHHLRAYRPGDPQHTIAWKPSARRDVLLVREYEQPVGVEVTLDWTLLAPLTHEARIRRLTHWVELAERQARRYRLRLPGQPPIGPALGPAHRHQCLRALALLPLGRT from the coding sequence ATGGCAGCGGGCACCGCGCAGCGGCTGCGTGCACGCCTGGCGCTGCTGGCGCGTCCGCGTACCTCCGAAGCACTGCCGGTCACGCTCGACCGGCGCCGGGTCTATGTGCTGCCCACCGCGTTCGGCCTGTTCGCCGGCGGACTGGTCGGCACGATGTTGCTGGGCGCGCTGAACTACAACAACAACCCGGCACTGCTGCTGGCGCTGCTGCTGGCGGCGACCTTCATGGCCAGCCTGATGGCCGCGCATCTGCAGTTGTCCGGATTGCGTGTCGAATCCATCGGCGCCGAACCCGTCCATGCAGGAACACCGCTGCTGCTGCAGCTCGCCTTCGCCAGCAACGACCGCCGGCCACGCATCGGCCTGCGCCTGCGCGCCGGCCAGCAGGATGCGCTGATACCCGCGTTGAACGGCCCGGCGGTCACGGCCGAAGTGGCATATCCCACCAAGGCCCGCGGCTGGCTGCAGCCCGAGCGCATCCGCCTGTCCACGACCCAACCCCTCGGCGTCGCGCTGGCCTGGTCGTGGGTGTGGCCGGCCACGCCGCTGCTGGTCTATCCCGCCGTCGAAGCCGATGGCCCCGCGCTGCCCGAGCCAGCCGGCACCGCTCGCCAGACCCGCGTCGATGCGGCCGGCGAAGAGCTCCACCATCTGCGCGCCTATCGTCCGGGCGATCCGCAGCACACCATCGCCTGGAAGCCGAGCGCGCGGCGCGACGTACTGCTGGTGCGCGAATACGAACAACCGGTCGGCGTCGAAGTCACCCTCGACTGGACCCTGCTGGCGCCCCTGACCCACGAAGCCCGTATCCGCCGGCTAACCCATTGGGTGGAGTTGGCCGAACGCCAGGCACGCCGCTATCGCCTGCGCCTGCCGGGCCAGCCGCCGATCGGCCCGGCGTTGGGCCCCGCACACCGCCACCAGTGCCTGCGCGCCCTGGCCCTGCTGCCGCTGGGGCGCACATGA
- a CDS encoding histidine triad nucleotide-binding protein: protein MNDTIFGKIIRREIPASIVYEDDEVLAFKDIAPQAPVHVLFIPKAVHVPTLDDLKPDQATLVGKLVLAAAEYARQEGFADKGYRVVMNCREDAGQTVYHIHLHLLAGAPLGHFGAGG from the coding sequence ATGAACGACACCATCTTCGGCAAGATCATCCGGCGCGAGATTCCCGCCAGCATCGTCTATGAAGACGATGAGGTGCTGGCTTTCAAGGACATCGCGCCGCAAGCGCCGGTGCATGTGCTCTTCATCCCCAAGGCCGTGCACGTGCCGACCCTGGATGACCTCAAGCCGGACCAGGCCACGCTGGTCGGAAAGCTGGTGCTGGCCGCCGCCGAATATGCGCGGCAGGAGGGCTTCGCTGACAAAGGCTACCGCGTGGTGATGAACTGCCGCGAGGACGCGGGCCAGACCGTCTACCACATCCACCTGCACCTGCTGGCCGGTGCGCCGCTGGGGCATTTCGGCGCGGGCGGCTGA
- a CDS encoding DUF3488 and transglutaminase-like domain-containing protein: protein MSSSTRTASRAFPLDAHSRLWALASAAFGLLPLLLQLPGMTAIAVGVVGVLSASVSWRRPIPLVLRILLAIAALAAVLWAAGPRFGRDTGCALLAAMLAIKPTETTSLRDGRSLVGFALFAPFAAFLLDQGPMTMALGLVSVLCALVAMLRLAALESGLLSSSGASSGRTNPWQIGRLVLMGLPLVLLTFWLFPRLASPLWGLPDRAVGRPGLSDTMRPGEWIDLLADDTPAARVTFFGPTPPPSQMYWRGPVMTEFDGRTWRQADWPRAPVPVTRQGPHYDYQLDYEPTDRRQLIALDLASTAPDGARLSDDYETTAQRPLSSLTRWRLQSQGVSAFDPQPQPGVLRQALRLPPGFNPRTIALGKQWRAEAGPDGDAAIVQRALAWIRKDFSYTLDVPLPGRDIADEFLFQTRQGFCEHFSSSFVILMRAAGVPARVVTGYVGGVRNPMGGGYWIIRRQDAHAWTEVWLPQRGWVRVDPTAAVAPERIYDTIENRAQAGNDGRESLINLSRYAQVSDWLRSNWNNLVLGFNAERQSQLLKPFGVDSLDQSRLGLLFALAGGATLLGMAWLLARGEREADPLLRQWHRLGHRYRRLGLQPAPFEPAQTWAQRVAVARSDRPATNENLISLSHRFAQARYASTYADVRALIRDLRRHRP, encoded by the coding sequence ATGAGTAGCAGCACGCGCACCGCGTCACGCGCGTTCCCGCTGGATGCCCACAGCCGGCTGTGGGCGCTGGCCTCTGCCGCGTTCGGGCTGCTGCCGTTGTTGCTGCAGCTGCCCGGAATGACCGCAATCGCCGTCGGCGTGGTCGGCGTCCTGAGCGCCTCGGTGTCGTGGCGACGGCCGATACCGCTGGTGCTGCGCATCCTGCTGGCCATCGCGGCATTGGCCGCGGTGCTGTGGGCCGCAGGTCCGCGCTTCGGCCGCGATACCGGCTGTGCGCTGCTGGCGGCGATGCTGGCGATCAAGCCAACCGAGACGACCTCGCTGCGTGACGGACGCAGCCTGGTCGGGTTCGCCTTGTTCGCCCCGTTCGCCGCTTTCCTGCTCGACCAGGGGCCGATGACGATGGCGCTCGGCCTGGTATCGGTGCTGTGCGCACTGGTAGCGATGCTGCGCCTGGCCGCACTGGAGTCGGGCCTGTTGTCGAGCAGCGGCGCCAGCAGCGGCCGCACCAATCCGTGGCAGATCGGCCGGTTGGTGTTGATGGGCCTGCCACTGGTGCTGCTGACCTTCTGGCTGTTCCCACGGCTGGCAAGCCCGTTGTGGGGATTGCCGGACCGCGCGGTCGGCCGACCTGGATTGTCGGACACGATGCGTCCGGGCGAATGGATCGACCTGCTGGCCGATGACACGCCAGCCGCACGCGTGACGTTCTTCGGACCAACACCTCCCCCGTCGCAAATGTACTGGCGCGGACCGGTGATGACCGAATTCGATGGCCGCACCTGGCGACAGGCCGACTGGCCACGCGCACCGGTTCCGGTGACGCGCCAGGGCCCGCATTACGACTACCAGCTGGATTACGAACCCACCGATCGCCGCCAGCTGATCGCACTGGATCTGGCTTCGACCGCACCCGACGGCGCGCGCCTGTCCGACGACTACGAAACGACCGCGCAGCGTCCGCTGTCGTCACTGACCCGCTGGCGGCTGCAATCGCAGGGCGTGTCGGCCTTCGATCCACAACCTCAGCCCGGGGTCCTGCGCCAGGCCCTGCGCCTGCCGCCCGGGTTCAACCCGCGCACCATTGCGCTCGGCAAGCAGTGGCGTGCCGAAGCCGGGCCTGATGGCGATGCAGCCATCGTCCAGCGCGCGCTTGCATGGATCCGCAAGGACTTCAGCTACACGCTGGATGTGCCGCTGCCCGGACGCGACATCGCCGACGAGTTCCTGTTCCAGACCAGGCAGGGTTTTTGCGAACACTTCAGCTCCTCGTTCGTGATCCTGATGCGCGCTGCCGGTGTCCCGGCGCGCGTGGTGACCGGCTATGTCGGCGGCGTGCGCAATCCCATGGGTGGTGGCTACTGGATCATCCGTCGCCAGGACGCCCATGCCTGGACCGAAGTCTGGCTACCGCAGCGTGGCTGGGTGCGCGTGGATCCGACCGCCGCAGTCGCGCCCGAACGCATCTACGACACCATCGAGAACCGCGCCCAGGCCGGCAACGATGGCCGCGAAAGCCTGATCAACCTGAGCCGCTACGCCCAGGTCAGTGACTGGCTGCGCAGCAACTGGAACAACCTGGTGTTGGGCTTCAATGCCGAACGCCAGAGCCAGCTGCTCAAACCCTTCGGCGTGGACAGCCTGGACCAGAGCAGGCTCGGCCTGCTGTTCGCACTGGCCGGCGGCGCCACGCTGCTCGGCATGGCCTGGCTGCTGGCGCGCGGCGAACGCGAGGCCGATCCACTGCTGCGCCAATGGCATCGCCTGGGCCATCGCTATCGTCGCCTGGGCCTGCAACCGGCACCCTTCGAACCGGCACAGACCTGGGCACAGCGCGTCGCGGTGGCGCGAAGTGACCGTCCTGCCACAAACGAGAACCTCATCTCACTCAGCCACCGTTTCGCGCAAGCGCGTTACGCTTCAACCTACGCGGACGTCCGGGCGCTGATACGCGATCTGCGCCGGCACCGTCCGTGA
- the dnaX gene encoding DNA polymerase III subunit gamma/tau, with translation MSYLVLARKWRPKRFAELVGQEHVVRALSNALDSGRIHHAFLFTGTRGVGKTTIARIFAKSLNCETGTSADPCGQCPACLDIDSGRYIDLLEIDAASNTGVDDVREVIENAQYMPSRGKYKVYLIDEVHMLSKAAFNALLKTLEEPPEHVKFLLATTDPQKLPVTVLSRCLQFNLKRLDEEQIGGQITRILAAEQIPSEEGAVRQIAKAADGSLRDGLSLLDQAIAYTGGELGDAGVRTMLGSVDRTQVSALLQALADGDGGQLMATIGAVAEFSPDWGGVLEAVAEALHRIQVRQLVPGVAIEAEGFDASVFAGRLRPEVVQLWYQMALNGRRDLYLAPSPRAGFEMSVLRMLAFRPASAGDMAPAGAAPGRSSVASSGAGTSATGSAAASAAAASAPDPVPVAPEAATAPPAPPEQHQSAMPVAANRPAPPAMDDTPPWDVPAPKPVASAPVASAAAPKAAAPAPSVDDVPPWDVPGQPVVATASPAAPQIAVDTAPVHAPVAGQGIDIADADHWLALVASAQLTGPSKQLAANAAFSSYGDAVLRLSLAPGFEYLRTDRSIGDLSDALSSALGHAPKIVFEAAADHGETLATRDARKQDERRSSAEESFMNHPDVQRLIEQQGARVVPDSIRPFDE, from the coding sequence ATGTCCTATCTCGTCCTGGCCCGTAAATGGCGCCCCAAGCGTTTCGCCGAGCTGGTTGGGCAGGAACACGTGGTCCGCGCGCTTTCCAATGCACTGGATAGTGGTCGCATCCACCACGCCTTCCTGTTCACCGGCACGCGTGGTGTGGGCAAGACCACCATCGCGCGCATCTTCGCCAAATCGCTGAACTGCGAGACCGGCACCAGCGCCGACCCGTGCGGCCAGTGCCCGGCCTGCCTGGACATCGATTCGGGCCGCTACATCGACCTGCTGGAAATCGACGCCGCGTCCAACACCGGCGTGGACGACGTGCGCGAGGTGATCGAAAATGCCCAGTACATGCCCTCGCGCGGCAAGTACAAGGTCTACCTGATCGACGAAGTGCACATGCTCTCCAAGGCGGCGTTCAATGCGCTGTTGAAGACGCTGGAAGAGCCACCGGAGCACGTGAAGTTCCTGCTGGCCACGACCGATCCGCAGAAGCTGCCGGTCACCGTGCTCAGCCGCTGCCTGCAGTTCAACCTCAAGCGCCTGGACGAGGAACAGATCGGTGGCCAGATCACCCGGATCCTGGCGGCCGAGCAGATTCCTTCGGAAGAAGGCGCCGTGCGCCAGATCGCCAAGGCGGCCGATGGATCGTTGCGCGACGGACTGTCGCTGCTGGACCAGGCCATCGCCTACACCGGCGGCGAACTGGGCGATGCCGGCGTGCGCACGATGCTGGGCAGCGTCGACCGAACCCAGGTCAGCGCGCTGCTGCAGGCGCTGGCTGATGGTGATGGTGGCCAGCTGATGGCGACCATCGGCGCGGTGGCCGAGTTTTCGCCCGACTGGGGCGGCGTGCTGGAGGCGGTGGCCGAAGCGCTGCATCGCATCCAGGTGCGCCAGCTGGTACCGGGCGTGGCGATCGAGGCCGAGGGTTTCGATGCCAGCGTCTTCGCCGGGCGCCTGCGGCCGGAAGTGGTGCAGCTGTGGTACCAGATGGCGCTCAACGGGCGCCGCGACCTGTACCTGGCGCCGAGCCCGCGTGCCGGCTTCGAAATGAGCGTGCTGCGCATGCTGGCGTTCCGTCCGGCATCGGCTGGCGACATGGCGCCAGCAGGCGCTGCGCCAGGGCGTTCTTCCGTGGCATCGAGTGGCGCGGGAACCTCGGCGACGGGGTCGGCAGCGGCTTCGGCAGCGGCGGCTTCAGCGCCGGACCCTGTGCCGGTCGCACCTGAAGCCGCAACGGCGCCGCCTGCGCCGCCCGAACAACATCAGTCGGCGATGCCGGTTGCGGCTAACAGGCCTGCGCCTCCCGCCATGGATGACACCCCGCCGTGGGACGTGCCTGCGCCCAAGCCCGTCGCCAGCGCGCCCGTGGCGTCCGCCGCCGCGCCGAAAGCGGCAGCGCCCGCGCCCAGCGTCGACGACGTGCCACCGTGGGACGTGCCCGGGCAGCCGGTCGTGGCCACCGCTTCGCCGGCCGCGCCGCAAATCGCAGTCGACACTGCACCGGTGCATGCGCCGGTGGCAGGCCAGGGCATCGACATCGCCGATGCCGATCACTGGCTGGCGCTGGTGGCCTCGGCGCAGTTGACCGGTCCGTCCAAGCAGCTGGCCGCCAATGCTGCGTTTTCCAGCTATGGCGATGCGGTGCTGCGACTGTCGCTGGCGCCGGGCTTCGAATACCTGCGCACCGATCGTTCGATTGGTGATCTTTCCGATGCGCTGTCCAGTGCGCTCGGTCATGCGCCGAAGATCGTGTTCGAAGCTGCAGCCGACCACGGCGAAACCCTGGCCACGCGCGATGCGCGCAAGCAGGACGAGCGTCGCTCTTCGGCGGAAGAAAGCTTCATGAACCATCCCGACGTGCAGCGCCTGATCGAACAGCAGGGCGCGCGCGTGGTCCCCGATTCCATCCGACCTTTTGACGAGTAA
- the moaA gene encoding GTP 3',8-cyclase MoaA has protein sequence MNAVLRTPELPLDLRGRPLRDLRLSVIEACNFRCGYCMPADKVPDDYGLEAASRLSFDQIEVLVRSFARVGVNKLRLTGGEPLLRKRLPELVERLARIPGIDDLAMTTNGSLLARHAQALHDAGLRRITISLDALEPARFAEMSGGRGQIDAVLAGIDAARAAGFSSLKLNCVVQRGVNEDQVLPLVEHFRGSGHVLRFIEFMDVGTCNGWQSGQVVSSATLRDRVHARWPLHALDAHYRGEVAERHAFDDGAGEIGFVSSVTAPFCGDCHRARVSADGQLYTCLFSGAGSDLRPALGQGETALAEHLAGLWSRRGDRYSEIRGQAAQPPRKRVEMFLIGG, from the coding sequence ATGAACGCTGTCCTGCGCACGCCCGAACTGCCGCTGGATCTGCGCGGCCGGCCGCTGCGCGACCTGCGCCTGTCGGTGATCGAAGCCTGCAACTTCCGCTGCGGCTACTGCATGCCGGCCGACAAGGTGCCGGACGATTACGGGCTGGAAGCGGCCTCGCGCCTGTCCTTCGACCAGATCGAGGTGCTGGTGCGCAGCTTTGCCCGGGTCGGGGTGAACAAGCTGCGCCTGACCGGCGGCGAGCCGCTGCTGCGCAAGCGCCTGCCCGAACTGGTCGAGCGGTTGGCGCGGATTCCCGGCATCGATGATCTGGCCATGACCACCAACGGCTCGCTGCTGGCGCGCCACGCACAGGCGCTGCACGACGCGGGGTTGCGCCGGATCACCATCAGCCTGGATGCGCTGGAGCCGGCGCGCTTTGCCGAAATGTCCGGTGGGCGCGGGCAGATCGACGCGGTGCTGGCGGGTATCGACGCAGCCAGGGCCGCCGGGTTTTCCAGCCTCAAGCTCAACTGCGTGGTCCAGCGCGGGGTCAATGAAGACCAGGTGCTGCCGTTGGTCGAACACTTCCGCGGCAGCGGCCATGTGTTGCGCTTCATCGAATTCATGGACGTGGGCACCTGCAATGGCTGGCAATCCGGCCAGGTGGTGTCCTCGGCCACGCTGCGCGACCGCGTCCACGCGCGCTGGCCGTTGCATGCGCTCGATGCGCACTATCGTGGCGAGGTGGCCGAGCGACATGCGTTCGACGATGGCGCCGGCGAGATCGGGTTTGTGTCTTCGGTGACCGCGCCGTTCTGCGGCGACTGCCATCGCGCCCGCGTCTCGGCCGACGGCCAGCTTTATACCTGCCTGTTTTCCGGTGCCGGCAGCGACCTGCGGCCGGCGCTGGGGCAGGGCGAAACCGCATTGGCCGAGCACCTGGCCGGCCTGTGGTCGCGACGCGGCGACCGCTACAGCGAGATTCGCGGCCAGGCCGCGCAGCCACCACGCAAGCGCGTGGAAATGTTCTTGATTGGGGGTTGA
- a CDS encoding molybdenum cofactor biosynthesis protein MoaE, producing MPRFALTTDAIETAPLRAQLLDARAGAFASFEGWVRDNNQGQRVSGLHYQAYVELAQAEGEKVIDEALSKFDILDARCVHRTGELAIGEMAVWVGVSAGHRDGAFAACRWIIDQAKLRVPIWKRERYASGTDEWLHPQAPEIAD from the coding sequence ATGCCACGTTTCGCACTGACCACCGATGCCATCGAGACCGCGCCGCTGCGCGCGCAACTGCTGGATGCCCGCGCGGGCGCTTTCGCCAGCTTCGAAGGCTGGGTGCGCGACAACAACCAGGGCCAGCGCGTGTCCGGCCTGCATTACCAGGCTTACGTCGAACTGGCCCAGGCCGAAGGCGAAAAGGTCATCGACGAGGCGCTGTCGAAATTCGACATCCTCGACGCGCGCTGCGTGCACCGCACTGGCGAACTGGCGATCGGCGAGATGGCGGTGTGGGTGGGCGTGAGTGCGGGTCATCGCGATGGCGCATTCGCCGCCTGCCGCTGGATCATCGACCAGGCCAAGCTGCGCGTGCCGATCTGGAAGCGGGAGCGCTACGCCAGCGGTACCGACGAATGGCTGCACCCGCAGGCGCCTGAAATCGCGGATTGA
- a CDS encoding YbaB/EbfC family nucleoid-associated protein: MRGNIAQMMQQAQKMQENLQKAQEELAKLEVTGNAGGNMVSVTLTGGKECRKVRIDPTLLSDAEMLEDLIAAAFNDASNKIDAESKTRMGSATAGMQLPPGMKLPF, translated from the coding sequence ATGCGTGGAAATATCGCCCAGATGATGCAGCAGGCGCAGAAGATGCAGGAAAACCTGCAGAAGGCGCAGGAAGAACTGGCCAAGCTGGAAGTCACCGGCAACGCTGGCGGCAACATGGTCAGCGTGACCCTGACCGGTGGCAAGGAATGCCGCAAGGTCCGCATCGACCCGACCCTGCTGTCCGATGCGGAGATGCTGGAAGACCTGATCGCTGCGGCCTTCAACGATGCGTCCAACAAGATCGACGCCGAGTCCAAGACGCGCATGGGTTCGGCCACCGCCGGCATGCAGCTGCCGCCGGGCATGAAGCTGCCGTTCTGA
- a CDS encoding MoaD/ThiS family protein produces MTGVQVLYFASLRQGAGVETENVQTHARDLAGLYAELRARHGFAWEPAHLRVAVDGAFARWDDALAEGAQVAFIPPVSGG; encoded by the coding sequence ATGACCGGCGTGCAGGTGCTGTACTTCGCCAGCCTGCGCCAGGGCGCGGGCGTGGAAACCGAAAACGTACAGACCCACGCACGGGACCTGGCCGGCCTGTACGCGGAGTTGCGCGCCCGGCATGGATTCGCATGGGAGCCCGCGCATCTGCGCGTGGCGGTGGACGGCGCGTTCGCGCGCTGGGACGATGCGCTCGCCGAAGGCGCGCAGGTCGCCTTCATTCCGCCCGTCAGTGGAGGCTGA
- a CDS encoding MoxR family ATPase: protein MQVSSAATKMLTDDLSKALQQAQAQVNGLVLGKPLQVRLAFVALLADGHLLIEDLPGLGKTTLAHALAATLGLGFQRVQFTSDLLPGDVLGVSIYDAQARRFQFHPGPVFTNVLLADEINRAPPRTQSALLEAMAEHQVTLDGTTHLLAEPFFVIATQNPVDLSGTYPLPDSQLDRFLLRMGLGYPDRKDERALLAGSDRRELIAQAEPLLGIQEILGLRAAVAQVHASEALIDYVQALLTRSRQHPGVRVGLSPRAGLALLKGARAHALLLGRDHVLPEDVQTLFPAVASHRLVPDSEGSSATELSHAILHAVAVD, encoded by the coding sequence ATGCAGGTCAGTTCCGCAGCAACCAAGATGCTAACCGATGACTTGTCCAAGGCATTGCAGCAGGCACAAGCGCAGGTAAACGGACTGGTGCTGGGGAAACCCCTGCAGGTGCGCCTGGCTTTCGTCGCCTTGCTGGCCGATGGCCATCTGCTCATCGAAGACCTGCCCGGCCTGGGCAAGACGACCCTGGCCCATGCCCTGGCGGCAACGCTGGGACTGGGCTTCCAGCGTGTACAGTTCACCTCGGATCTGTTGCCCGGCGATGTACTCGGCGTGTCGATCTACGACGCGCAGGCCAGGCGGTTCCAGTTCCACCCCGGCCCGGTGTTCACCAACGTGCTGTTGGCCGATGAAATCAACCGCGCGCCACCACGCACGCAGAGCGCATTGCTCGAAGCCATGGCCGAACACCAGGTCACCCTGGATGGCACCACGCACTTGTTGGCCGAACCGTTCTTCGTGATCGCCACGCAGAATCCGGTGGACCTGTCGGGCACCTATCCCCTGCCCGATTCGCAACTGGACCGCTTCCTGCTGCGCATGGGGCTGGGCTATCCGGACCGCAAGGACGAACGCGCCCTGCTCGCAGGCAGCGATCGTCGCGAACTGATCGCACAGGCGGAGCCGCTGCTCGGCATCCAGGAGATCCTGGGGCTGCGCGCAGCGGTCGCGCAGGTGCATGCCAGCGAGGCCCTGATCGATTACGTGCAGGCCCTGCTCACCCGCAGCCGCCAGCATCCGGGCGTGCGCGTGGGCCTGTCGCCGCGTGCCGGCCTGGCACTGCTGAAGGGCGCACGCGCGCACGCACTGCTGCTGGGGCGCGACCACGTCCTGCCCGAAGACGTGCAGACCCTGTTCCCGGCGGTGGCCTCGCACCGGCTGGTGCCGGATTCGGAAGGCAGCTCGGCCACCGAGCTGTCCCACGCCATCCTGCATGCGGTGGCGGTGGACTGA